One Betta splendens chromosome 8, fBetSpl5.4, whole genome shotgun sequence DNA segment encodes these proteins:
- the mapk8ip3 gene encoding C-Jun-amino-terminal kinase-interacting protein 3 isoform X8, translating to MMELQIDEVVYQDDYGSGSVMSERVSGMANSIYREFERLIRSYDEEVVKELMPLVVNVLENLDAVLIENQEHEVELELLKEDNEQLITQYEREKALRKQAEEKFIEFEDALEAEKKELQMQVEFLELQGKQQELKAKNYSDQITRLEERESDMKKEYNALHQRHLELVQRNVGLLERTKLQQSGSQSDAYGRTNKAERPPSLSLFPSAEGMEDGSESDSVAATPSSAGSKSNTPTSSVPSATVTPINEGFLQHADFDAVRSGNRRKSAKRLSRNMEVQVSQETRNVSIGMGSSDEWSEFQEIIDSTPELDMCVDPRVYGGGNSPSQGIVNEAFGINTDSLYHEIKDAKSDIIGDVDAGAELLGEFSVRDDFFGMGKEVENLLTENKQLLETKNALNIVKNDLIAKVDELSGVQEVLREELETVRQSKNKLDARVKELEEELKRLRAEALGASRDSKDEGGDDFSSPMQDGDMTMTQRRRFTRVEMARVLMERNQYKERLMELQEAVRWTEMIRASRESPPIQEKKKSTIWQFFARLFSSSSSPPPVKRPYYSVNIHYKSPSPAGLSQRRSHTMCQISTSNRTLEFFPEELASNGVASLLSDSALLARREQRREQYRQVREHMRRDDGIMQACGWSVPSRFKQNPGQTDSAQNSPLKRQQTTNEKEDNRMKNVPVPVYCRPLVEKDPNRKLWCAAGVDLTGWRTGGQEAVPSKPGSGSGDPLQAEEAGGDKKSSSPEKRKSKELQETDAMSSRVWILTSTHSASKVVIIDANQPGSLVDQFNVCNAHVLCISSVPAASESDYPAGEIVLDPGDGGAGGGDDGGGVEGMLAGITLVGCATNCSVARSNCSSRTDTPIMDKGQAPTAPPMNGKIHPAQSAEEATEATEVPESTTSHTGMGSGPPGPFTEHVFTDPQPRPADASERSTGQSKEETCQPTETEDGGEEARSYTSVAPTMWLGAQNGWLYVHSAVGNWKKCLHSIKLKDSVLSLVHVKGRVLVALADGTLAIFHRSEDGQWDLSNYHLMDLGRPHHSIRCMAVVHDKVWCGYKNKIHVIQPKSMQIEKSFDAHPRRESQVRQLAWIGDGVWVSIRLDSTLRLYHAHTHQHLQDVDIEPYVSKMLGTGKLGFSFVRITALLIGGNRLWVGTGNGVIISIPLTETVVLHRGQLLGLRANKVSPTSSGGVIHVYGDDGSEKSSGSFIPYCSMAQAQLCFHGHRDAVKFFVSVPGNVLATLNGSVLDSPSEGQGSTAPPETETQSVQNVLVLSGGEGYIDFRIGDGEDDETEEGENGAASQMKPALSKAERSHIIVWQVSYVPE from the exons ATGATGGAGCTGCAGATAGACGAGGTGGTGTACCAGGACGACTACGGCTCCGGCTCCGTCATGTCCGAGCGCGTGTCCGGCATGGCCAACAGCATCTACCGGGAGTTCGAGCGGCTGATCCGGAGCTACGACGAGGAGGTGGTGAAGGAGCTGATGCCGCTGGTGGTGAACGTGCTGGAGAACCTGGACGCGGTGCTGATCGAGAACCAGGAGCacgaggtggagctggagctgctgaaggaggacaACGAGCAGCTCATCACCCAGTACGAGCGCGAGAAGGCGCTGCGCAAGCAGGCGGAGGAG AAATTCATCGAGTTTGAAGATGCGCTggaagcagagaagaaggagctgcagatgcaggtggagttcctggagctgcaggggaAACAGCAGGAGCTCAAGGCCAAGAACTACTCTGACCAGA TCACTCGTCTGGAGGAACGAGAGTCGGACATGAAGAAGGAGTACAACGCTCTGCACCAGCGCCACCTGGAG CTGGTTCAGAGGAACGTGGGCCTCCTGGAGCGGACCAAGCTGCAGCAGTCGGGGAGTCAGTCCGACGCCTACGGACGCAC CAACAAAGCGGAGCGGCCGCCGTCGCTGAGCCTGTTCCCCAGCGCCGAGGGCATG GAGGACGGGTCGGAGTCGGACTCGGTGGCCGCCACCCCCAGCAGCGCCGGCAGCAAGTCCAACACCCCCACGTCCTCCGTGCCCTCCGCCACCGTCACCCCCATCAACGAGGGCTTCCTGCAGCACGCCGACTTCGACGCCGTGCGGAGCGGCAACCGCAGGAAGAGCGCCAAGCGTCTGAGCCGGAACATGGAGGTGCAGGTCTCCCAGGAGACCCGGAACGTCAGCATCG GGATGGGAAGCAGCGACGAGTGGTCCGAGTTCCAGGAGATCATTGATTCGACGCCCGAGCTGGACATGTGCGTGGATCCTCGCGTGTACGGAGGAGGGAACAG cCCCTCTCAGGGAATAGTGAACGAGGCCTTCGGCATCAACACCGACTCCCTCTACCACGAGATCAAGGACGCCAAGTCGGACATCATCGGCGACGTGGACGCCGGCGCCGAGCTGCTGG GCGAGTTCTCAG TCCGTGATGATTTCTTCG GGATGGGAAAGGAGGTGGAGAACCTGCTGACGGAGAACAAACAGCTCCTTGAGACCAA AAACGCCCTGAACATTGTGAAGAATGACCTCATAGCCAAAGTGGACGAGCTGTCGggggtgcaggaggtgctgagggaggagctggagacggTGCGACAGTCCAAGAACAAGCTGGACGCCCGGGTCAaggagctggaagaggagctgaagag GTTGAGAGCTGAAGCCCTCGGTGCGTCCCGAGACTCCAAGGACGAAGGAGGGGACGAT TTCTCGTCACCCATGCAGGACGGCGACATGACGATGACGCAGCGACGGCGGTTCACACGGGTGGAGATGGCCCGAGTTCTGATGGAGCGGAACCAGTACAAGGAGaggctgatggagctgcaggaggccgtgcGGTGGACGGAAATGATCAG GGCGTCCCGGGAGAGTCCTCCGAtccaggagaagaagaagtccaCCATCTGGCAGTT CTTTGCCCGTCTCTTCAGCTCATCCTCCAGCCCTCCGCCCGTCAAGCGGCCATACTACAGCGTCAACATCCACTACAAGTCCCCCTCGCCGGCCGGGTTGTCTCAGCGGCGCAGCCACACCATGTGTCAGATCTCCACCTCCAACCGCACCCTGGAGTTCTTCCCTGAAGA ACTGGCCAGTAACGGTGTTGCGTCTCTTCTCAGTGACTCTGCGCTGTTGGCCCGCAGAGAGCAGCGGCGCGAGCAGTACCGGCAGGTCCGCGAGCACATGCGCCGCGACGACGGCATCATGCAGGCGTGCGGCTGGAGCGTCCCGTCTCGCTTCAAGCAG AATCCTGGTCAGACGGACAGCGCTCAGAACAGCCCGCTGAAGAGACAACAG ACCACCAACGAAAAGGAGGACAACCGCATGAAGAACGTTCCTGTGCCAGTTTACTGCCGTCCTCTGGTCGAGAAGGACCCCAACAGGAAG TTGTGGTGTGCTGCAGGCGTGGATCTGACCGGATGGAGGACCGGCGGCCAGGAGGCGGTTCCATCCAAACCCGGGTCCGGCAGCGGTGACCCCCTGCAGGCCGAGGAGGCCGGAGGCGACAAGAAGAGCAGCTCCCCAGAGAAGAGGAAG TccaaggagctgcaggaaaccgACGCCATGAGCAGTCGAGTGTGGATTCTCACCAGCACCCACTCTGCCAGCAAGGTGGTCATCATCGACGCCAACCAGCCGGGCTCGCTGGTCGACCAGTTCAACGTCTGCAACGCCCACGTGCTGTGCATCTCAAGCGTTCCAG CTGCCAGCGAGAGCGACTACCCCGCCGGCGAGATCGTGCTGGATCCcggagacggcggcgccggAGGGGGCGACGATGGCGGTGGCGTGGAGGGGATGCTGGCTGGCATCACGCTGGTCGGCTGCGCCACCAACTGCAGCGTCGCCCGCAGCAACTGCTCGTCGCGCACCGACACTCCCATCATGGACAAGGGACAAG CCCCCACTGCTCCCCCCATGAACGGGAAGATTCACCCCGCCCAGTCGGCCGAGGAGGCCACAGAGGCCACCGAGGTTCCAGAGTCAACAACCAGCCACACGGGAATGGGATCTGGACCTCCAGGACCGTTCACCGAGCACGTCTTCACCGATCCTCAGCCTCGTCCGGCCGACGCCTCCGAGCG GAGCACGGGTCAGTCCAAAGAGGAGACGTGTCAGCCGACGGAGACGGAGGACGGAGGCGAAGAGGCCAGGAGCTACACCAGCGTGGCCCCCACCATGTGGCTGGGAGCCCAGAATGGCTG GCTCTACGTCCATTCCGCTGTTGGAAACTGGAAGAAGTGTCTCCACTCCATCAAACTTAAAGACTCAGTGCTCAGCCTGGT GCACGTGAAGGGTCGTGTGCTGGTGGCTCTCGCTGATGGGACCCTCGCCATTTTCCACAGATCAGAGG ATGGCCAGTGGGATCTGTCCAACTACCACCTCATGGACCTGGGCCGTCCTCACCACTCCATCCGCTGCATGGCTGTGGTCCACGATAAGGTTTGGTGCGGCTACAAGAACAAAATCCACGTCATCCAGCCCAAGAGCATGCAAATCGAG AAGTCCTTCGACGCCCACCCGCGCAGGGAGAGCCAGGTGCGGCAGCTCGCCTGGATCGGCGACGGCGTGTGGGTGTCGATCCGTTTGGACTCCACCCTGCGCCTCtaccacgcacacacgcaccagcaCCTCCAGGACGTGGACATCGAGCCGTACGTCAGCAAGATGCTGG GTACCGGAAAGTTGGGCTTCTCCTTCGTCCGCATAACGGCGCTCCTGATCGGCGGAAACCGTCTGTGGGTCGGAACTGGAAACGGCGTGATCATCTCCATCCCGCTGACAGAGA CCGTGGTCCTTCACCGGGGACAGCTCCTGGGTCTGAGGG CCAATAAGGTTTCTCCGACGTCGTCCGGAGGAGTGATCCATGTGTACGGTGACGACGGCTCCGAAAagagcagcggcagcttcaTCCCCTACTGCTCCATGGCTCAAGCCCAGCTCTGTTTCCATGGACACCGTGATGCTGTCAAGTTCTTTGTCTCTGTTCCCG GAAACGTCCTGGCGACGCTCAATGGCAGTGTGCTAGACAGTCCCTCAGAGGGGCAGGGATCCACGGCGCCGCCCGAGACCGAGACCCAGAGTGTTCAAAACGTGTTGGTgctgagcggaggagagggatACATCGACTTCCGCATAG GGGACGGTGAGGACGATGAgacggaggagggagagaacggTGCAGCTTCGCAGATGAAACCTGCTTTGAGCAAAGCTGAGCGGAGCCACATCATCGTCTGGCAGGTGTCCTATGTGCCTGAGTGA
- the mapk8ip3 gene encoding C-Jun-amino-terminal kinase-interacting protein 3 isoform X11, producing MMELQIDEVVYQDDYGSGSVMSERVSGMANSIYREFERLIRSYDEEVVKELMPLVVNVLENLDAVLIENQEHEVELELLKEDNEQLITQYEREKALRKQAEEKFIEFEDALEAEKKELQMQVEFLELQGKQQELKAKNYSDQITRLEERESDMKKEYNALHQRHLELVQRNVGLLERTKLQQSGSQSDAYGRTPHNTWRKSNKAERPPSLSLFPSAEGMVRGGLGGARTLPGKDIWQVSEPGRSTCSSAFQEDGSESDSVAATPSSAGSKSNTPTSSVPSATVTPINEGFLQHADFDAVRSGNRRKSAKRLSRNMEVQVSQETRNVSIGMGSSDEWSEFQEIIDSTPELDMCVDPRVYGGGNSPSQGIVNEAFGINTDSLYHEIKDAKSDIIGDVDAGAELLGMGKEVENLLTENKQLLETKNALNIVKNDLIAKVDELSGVQEVLREELETVRQSKNKLDARVKELEEELKRLRAEALGASRDSKDEGGDDFSSPMQDGDMTMTQRRRFTRVEMARVLMERNQYKERLMELQEAVRWTEMIRASRESPPIQEKKKSTIWQFFARLFSSSSSPPPVKRPYYSVNIHYKSPSPAGLSQRRSHTMCQISTSNRTLEFFPEDDSALLARREQRREQYRQVREHMRRDDGIMQACGWSVPSRFKQNPGQTDSAQNSPLKRQQTTNEKEDNRMKNVPVPVYCRPLVEKDPNRKLWCAAGVDLTGWRTGGQEAVPSKPGSGSGDPLQAEEAGGDKKSSSPEKRKSKELQETDAMSSRVWILTSTHSASKVVIIDANQPGSLVDQFNVCNAHVLCISSVPAASESDYPAGEIVLDPGDGGAGGGDDGGGVEGMLAGITLVGCATNCSVARSNCSSRTDTPIMDKGQAPTAPPMNGKIHPAQSAEEATEATEVPESTTSHTGMGSGPPGPFTEHVFTDPQPRPADASERSTGQSKEETCQPTETEDGGEEARSYTSVAPTMWLGAQNGWLYVHSAVGNWKKCLHSIKLKDSVLSLVHVKGRVLVALADGTLAIFHRSEDGQWDLSNYHLMDLGRPHHSIRCMAVVHDKVWCGYKNKIHVIQPKSMQIEKSFDAHPRRESQVRQLAWIGDGVWVSIRLDSTLRLYHAHTHQHLQDVDIEPYVSKMLGTGKLGFSFVRITALLIGGNRLWVGTGNGVIISIPLTETVVLHRGQLLGLRANKVSPTSSGGVIHVYGDDGSEKSSGSFIPYCSMAQAQLCFHGHRDAVKFFVSVPGNVLATLNGSVLDSPSEGQGSTAPPETETQSVQNVLVLSGGEGYIDFRIGDGEDDETEEGENGAASQMKPALSKAERSHIIVWQVSYVPE from the exons ATGATGGAGCTGCAGATAGACGAGGTGGTGTACCAGGACGACTACGGCTCCGGCTCCGTCATGTCCGAGCGCGTGTCCGGCATGGCCAACAGCATCTACCGGGAGTTCGAGCGGCTGATCCGGAGCTACGACGAGGAGGTGGTGAAGGAGCTGATGCCGCTGGTGGTGAACGTGCTGGAGAACCTGGACGCGGTGCTGATCGAGAACCAGGAGCacgaggtggagctggagctgctgaaggaggacaACGAGCAGCTCATCACCCAGTACGAGCGCGAGAAGGCGCTGCGCAAGCAGGCGGAGGAG AAATTCATCGAGTTTGAAGATGCGCTggaagcagagaagaaggagctgcagatgcaggtggagttcctggagctgcaggggaAACAGCAGGAGCTCAAGGCCAAGAACTACTCTGACCAGA TCACTCGTCTGGAGGAACGAGAGTCGGACATGAAGAAGGAGTACAACGCTCTGCACCAGCGCCACCTGGAG CTGGTTCAGAGGAACGTGGGCCTCCTGGAGCGGACCAAGCTGCAGCAGTCGGGGAGTCAGTCCGACGCCTACGGACGCAC GCCACACAACACATGGAGGAAAAG CAACAAAGCGGAGCGGCCGCCGTCGCTGAGCCTGTTCCCCAGCGCCGAGGGCATGGTACGTGGGGGTCTGGGGGGGGCTAGAACCCTGCCCGGGAAAGACATCTGGCAGGTCAGCGAGCCGGGCCggtccacctgcagctctgcctttcAG GAGGACGGGTCGGAGTCGGACTCGGTGGCCGCCACCCCCAGCAGCGCCGGCAGCAAGTCCAACACCCCCACGTCCTCCGTGCCCTCCGCCACCGTCACCCCCATCAACGAGGGCTTCCTGCAGCACGCCGACTTCGACGCCGTGCGGAGCGGCAACCGCAGGAAGAGCGCCAAGCGTCTGAGCCGGAACATGGAGGTGCAGGTCTCCCAGGAGACCCGGAACGTCAGCATCG GGATGGGAAGCAGCGACGAGTGGTCCGAGTTCCAGGAGATCATTGATTCGACGCCCGAGCTGGACATGTGCGTGGATCCTCGCGTGTACGGAGGAGGGAACAG cCCCTCTCAGGGAATAGTGAACGAGGCCTTCGGCATCAACACCGACTCCCTCTACCACGAGATCAAGGACGCCAAGTCGGACATCATCGGCGACGTGGACGCCGGCGCCGAGCTGCTGG GGATGGGAAAGGAGGTGGAGAACCTGCTGACGGAGAACAAACAGCTCCTTGAGACCAA AAACGCCCTGAACATTGTGAAGAATGACCTCATAGCCAAAGTGGACGAGCTGTCGggggtgcaggaggtgctgagggaggagctggagacggTGCGACAGTCCAAGAACAAGCTGGACGCCCGGGTCAaggagctggaagaggagctgaagag GTTGAGAGCTGAAGCCCTCGGTGCGTCCCGAGACTCCAAGGACGAAGGAGGGGACGAT TTCTCGTCACCCATGCAGGACGGCGACATGACGATGACGCAGCGACGGCGGTTCACACGGGTGGAGATGGCCCGAGTTCTGATGGAGCGGAACCAGTACAAGGAGaggctgatggagctgcaggaggccgtgcGGTGGACGGAAATGATCAG GGCGTCCCGGGAGAGTCCTCCGAtccaggagaagaagaagtccaCCATCTGGCAGTT CTTTGCCCGTCTCTTCAGCTCATCCTCCAGCCCTCCGCCCGTCAAGCGGCCATACTACAGCGTCAACATCCACTACAAGTCCCCCTCGCCGGCCGGGTTGTCTCAGCGGCGCAGCCACACCATGTGTCAGATCTCCACCTCCAACCGCACCCTGGAGTTCTTCCCTGAAGA TGACTCTGCGCTGTTGGCCCGCAGAGAGCAGCGGCGCGAGCAGTACCGGCAGGTCCGCGAGCACATGCGCCGCGACGACGGCATCATGCAGGCGTGCGGCTGGAGCGTCCCGTCTCGCTTCAAGCAG AATCCTGGTCAGACGGACAGCGCTCAGAACAGCCCGCTGAAGAGACAACAG ACCACCAACGAAAAGGAGGACAACCGCATGAAGAACGTTCCTGTGCCAGTTTACTGCCGTCCTCTGGTCGAGAAGGACCCCAACAGGAAG TTGTGGTGTGCTGCAGGCGTGGATCTGACCGGATGGAGGACCGGCGGCCAGGAGGCGGTTCCATCCAAACCCGGGTCCGGCAGCGGTGACCCCCTGCAGGCCGAGGAGGCCGGAGGCGACAAGAAGAGCAGCTCCCCAGAGAAGAGGAAG TccaaggagctgcaggaaaccgACGCCATGAGCAGTCGAGTGTGGATTCTCACCAGCACCCACTCTGCCAGCAAGGTGGTCATCATCGACGCCAACCAGCCGGGCTCGCTGGTCGACCAGTTCAACGTCTGCAACGCCCACGTGCTGTGCATCTCAAGCGTTCCAG CTGCCAGCGAGAGCGACTACCCCGCCGGCGAGATCGTGCTGGATCCcggagacggcggcgccggAGGGGGCGACGATGGCGGTGGCGTGGAGGGGATGCTGGCTGGCATCACGCTGGTCGGCTGCGCCACCAACTGCAGCGTCGCCCGCAGCAACTGCTCGTCGCGCACCGACACTCCCATCATGGACAAGGGACAAG CCCCCACTGCTCCCCCCATGAACGGGAAGATTCACCCCGCCCAGTCGGCCGAGGAGGCCACAGAGGCCACCGAGGTTCCAGAGTCAACAACCAGCCACACGGGAATGGGATCTGGACCTCCAGGACCGTTCACCGAGCACGTCTTCACCGATCCTCAGCCTCGTCCGGCCGACGCCTCCGAGCG GAGCACGGGTCAGTCCAAAGAGGAGACGTGTCAGCCGACGGAGACGGAGGACGGAGGCGAAGAGGCCAGGAGCTACACCAGCGTGGCCCCCACCATGTGGCTGGGAGCCCAGAATGGCTG GCTCTACGTCCATTCCGCTGTTGGAAACTGGAAGAAGTGTCTCCACTCCATCAAACTTAAAGACTCAGTGCTCAGCCTGGT GCACGTGAAGGGTCGTGTGCTGGTGGCTCTCGCTGATGGGACCCTCGCCATTTTCCACAGATCAGAGG ATGGCCAGTGGGATCTGTCCAACTACCACCTCATGGACCTGGGCCGTCCTCACCACTCCATCCGCTGCATGGCTGTGGTCCACGATAAGGTTTGGTGCGGCTACAAGAACAAAATCCACGTCATCCAGCCCAAGAGCATGCAAATCGAG AAGTCCTTCGACGCCCACCCGCGCAGGGAGAGCCAGGTGCGGCAGCTCGCCTGGATCGGCGACGGCGTGTGGGTGTCGATCCGTTTGGACTCCACCCTGCGCCTCtaccacgcacacacgcaccagcaCCTCCAGGACGTGGACATCGAGCCGTACGTCAGCAAGATGCTGG GTACCGGAAAGTTGGGCTTCTCCTTCGTCCGCATAACGGCGCTCCTGATCGGCGGAAACCGTCTGTGGGTCGGAACTGGAAACGGCGTGATCATCTCCATCCCGCTGACAGAGA CCGTGGTCCTTCACCGGGGACAGCTCCTGGGTCTGAGGG CCAATAAGGTTTCTCCGACGTCGTCCGGAGGAGTGATCCATGTGTACGGTGACGACGGCTCCGAAAagagcagcggcagcttcaTCCCCTACTGCTCCATGGCTCAAGCCCAGCTCTGTTTCCATGGACACCGTGATGCTGTCAAGTTCTTTGTCTCTGTTCCCG GAAACGTCCTGGCGACGCTCAATGGCAGTGTGCTAGACAGTCCCTCAGAGGGGCAGGGATCCACGGCGCCGCCCGAGACCGAGACCCAGAGTGTTCAAAACGTGTTGGTgctgagcggaggagagggatACATCGACTTCCGCATAG GGGACGGTGAGGACGATGAgacggaggagggagagaacggTGCAGCTTCGCAGATGAAACCTGCTTTGAGCAAAGCTGAGCGGAGCCACATCATCGTCTGGCAGGTGTCCTATGTGCCTGAGTGA